A single Cryomorphaceae bacterium DNA region contains:
- a CDS encoding NUDIX hydrolase, translated as MNYCSHCGSSRLDFTIPEGDNRLRFVCQNCGRIHYQNPRMIVGCLPLWKGHILLARRNIEPRFGLWNLPSGFLENGETVEEGALRELHEETHATGRIIRPHAVYNLPHANQVYLHFLVELDSDHYELTPESSEIAFFSPENIPFEDMAFSSSTFSIKKHLEYPDGPASGVHIGAYTKTF; from the coding sequence GTGAACTACTGCTCTCATTGTGGATCGAGTCGCTTGGATTTCACCATCCCGGAAGGGGATAATCGTCTTCGCTTTGTATGCCAAAATTGCGGACGAATTCACTACCAGAATCCACGTATGATTGTAGGTTGCCTCCCCTTGTGGAAAGGACACATTTTATTGGCCAGAAGAAACATCGAACCCCGATTTGGACTTTGGAACCTTCCAAGCGGATTTTTGGAAAACGGTGAAACTGTGGAAGAAGGCGCGCTGCGAGAACTGCACGAGGAGACACATGCAACTGGCCGAATTATAAGACCACACGCGGTCTATAACCTGCCGCACGCCAATCAGGTATATCTTCATTTTTTGGTGGAACTGGATTCAGATCATTATGAATTGACTCCCGAGTCCTCAGAAATCGCCTTCTTCTCTCCGGAGAATATTCCATTCGAGGATATGGCCTTTAGCTCCAGTACGTTTTCGATTAAGAAACACTTAGAATACCCCGATGGGCCTGCTTCAGGCGTGCACATCGGTGCTTATACCAAAACATTTTAA
- a CDS encoding dihydrofolate reductase, protein MKKLFYLALTGGLFLTACNSAPQGEESGEVTSEEFQWQTEQFADLKIIRYQVPGFDRLTAKQRTMVYYLTQAGLAGRDMIWDQNYRYNLDIRHALEHIVENFEGDRESDDWANFMVYTKRVWFSNGIHHHYSMSKIMPEFSQEYFQSLMSETGYSLDAQIVVAMFDPSVDNKKVNLDPTKGLVAGSATNFYDADVTEEEVDAFYAGMKANAENQDVSFGLNSKVVRNEDGQLEERVWHVGGMYGAAIEQVVYWLEKAAGVAENEAQANALRLLVDYYRTGDLETWDEYNVAWVSATEGDIDYIQGFVEVYNDPKGYKGSYESIVEIKDFDASERMSVLAENAQYFEDNSSIMDEHKKENVVGVSYKVVNVAGESGDASPSTPIGVNLPNANWIRAQHGSKSVSLGNIVAAYEAASGEGFLEEFVHDDAVRDRMKEHGKLASKMHTALHEVIGHASGQLNEGVGTPKETLKNYASTLEEARADLVSLYYITDPKLVELGLVPSTDVGMAEFDSYMMNGLMTQLRRLEPGEVLEEAHMRNRQINALWAYEKGKADNVVSFDVIDGKTYVVVNDYDKLRELFGELLREIQRIKSEGDYEAGKALVENYGVQIDNELHAEVLERAEALNVAPYGGFINPEIRPVMEGDSVVDAEVYYPADFTEQMMYYAREYSFLK, encoded by the coding sequence ATGAAAAAGCTATTCTATCTCGCCCTTACGGGCGGATTATTCTTAACCGCCTGTAATTCTGCACCTCAAGGAGAAGAAAGCGGGGAAGTAACCTCTGAAGAGTTCCAATGGCAAACCGAGCAGTTTGCAGACCTGAAAATCATTCGATACCAAGTACCTGGATTTGATCGCTTGACGGCAAAGCAAAGAACCATGGTTTATTACTTGACTCAAGCGGGTTTAGCAGGTAGAGATATGATTTGGGATCAGAACTACCGTTACAACTTGGACATTCGCCATGCCTTGGAGCACATCGTAGAAAACTTCGAAGGAGATCGCGAGAGCGATGATTGGGCTAACTTCATGGTTTATACCAAGCGCGTTTGGTTTTCGAATGGAATCCATCACCATTACAGCATGAGTAAGATCATGCCCGAGTTTTCACAGGAGTACTTCCAAAGCTTGATGAGTGAAACCGGATACAGCCTCGATGCTCAGATCGTTGTCGCCATGTTTGATCCTTCGGTGGATAACAAAAAAGTGAATCTAGATCCAACAAAAGGATTGGTAGCTGGATCTGCTACAAACTTTTACGATGCGGATGTCACCGAAGAAGAAGTGGATGCGTTTTATGCAGGCATGAAGGCTAACGCAGAGAATCAAGATGTTTCCTTCGGATTGAACTCAAAGGTGGTACGCAATGAAGACGGACAGCTCGAAGAGCGCGTCTGGCATGTTGGTGGTATGTATGGAGCAGCCATTGAACAGGTGGTATACTGGCTGGAGAAAGCGGCAGGTGTTGCGGAGAATGAGGCTCAGGCAAATGCACTACGCCTGTTGGTGGATTATTACCGCACGGGAGATTTAGAGACCTGGGATGAGTACAACGTGGCCTGGGTCAGTGCCACAGAAGGAGATATTGACTACATCCAAGGGTTTGTCGAGGTCTACAACGATCCGAAAGGGTACAAGGGAAGCTATGAGAGTATCGTGGAGATTAAGGACTTTGACGCTTCTGAGCGGATGAGTGTACTTGCGGAAAATGCTCAGTACTTCGAGGACAATTCCAGCATCATGGATGAGCACAAAAAAGAGAACGTGGTCGGCGTGAGCTATAAAGTGGTCAATGTAGCCGGTGAGAGCGGGGATGCTTCTCCGAGTACGCCGATTGGAGTGAACCTGCCGAACGCGAACTGGATTCGTGCCCAGCACGGGTCAAAATCGGTGAGCCTTGGAAACATTGTAGCCGCTTATGAAGCTGCGTCTGGAGAAGGTTTCTTGGAAGAATTTGTCCACGACGATGCCGTTCGCGATCGCATGAAGGAACACGGGAAATTGGCCTCGAAGATGCACACAGCTTTGCATGAAGTTATTGGACACGCGTCTGGACAATTGAACGAAGGCGTTGGCACGCCAAAGGAGACGCTGAAGAATTACGCGAGTACTTTGGAAGAAGCGAGAGCTGATTTGGTGTCCTTGTACTACATCACTGATCCTAAATTGGTGGAATTGGGTCTTGTTCCTAGCACTGATGTGGGAATGGCCGAGTTCGACAGCTATATGATGAACGGATTGATGACCCAATTGCGTCGCCTTGAGCCGGGTGAGGTACTGGAAGAAGCGCACATGCGCAATCGCCAGATCAATGCCCTCTGGGCCTACGAAAAAGGAAAGGCGGACAATGTGGTCAGCTTTGACGTCATTGACGGAAAGACCTACGTGGTGGTGAACGATTACGATAAGCTTCGCGAGCTATTTGGTGAGTTGTTGCGTGAGATTCAACGCATCAAATCGGAAGGTGACTATGAAGCAGGTAAAGCATTGGTCGAGAACTACGGTGTTCAAATCGATAATGAACTTCACGCTGAAGTATTGGAACGCGCAGAGGCGTTGAACGTAGCTCCTTACGGAGGATTCATCAACCCTGAGATTCGTCCTGTAATGGAGGGAGATAGCGTTGTAGATGCTGAGGTCTACTATCCAGCAGACTTTACCGAGCAGATGATGTATTATGCTAGGGAGTACAGCTTCCTGAAATAA
- a CDS encoding SDR family oxidoreductase, with amino-acid sequence MELQGKIGVVTGVSKGIGLELVKQLLDKGAVVVGWGRTEPQMEHDHFHFVSCDVGNEASIQNAAQETFERVGRDISFLVNNAGYGVYGNLDEQSWSDWEGMFRVNVLGLFEVTRNLLPGMKALGQGHIVNISSIAGLNGVKGFSGYVGTKHAVRGISHSWYQELRDFGIKVSTVYPGSVNTSFFDDIDMIEANENMMRPQDVAKSVVELLQTHHNYFPVDLEIRPLKPRG; translated from the coding sequence ATGGAACTACAAGGCAAAATTGGTGTGGTCACTGGAGTAAGCAAGGGAATTGGCTTGGAATTGGTAAAGCAATTGCTGGACAAAGGAGCTGTGGTTGTTGGCTGGGGCAGGACTGAGCCGCAAATGGAGCACGATCATTTTCATTTTGTTTCGTGCGATGTCGGAAACGAAGCTTCTATTCAAAATGCTGCCCAAGAGACTTTTGAACGTGTAGGTCGTGACATTTCTTTTCTTGTGAATAATGCGGGATACGGCGTTTATGGAAACCTTGACGAGCAGTCTTGGAGTGATTGGGAAGGGATGTTTCGCGTAAACGTTCTAGGCCTATTCGAAGTGACGCGAAACCTGCTTCCGGGCATGAAAGCGCTAGGGCAGGGGCATATCGTTAATATTAGCTCAATAGCGGGTTTGAATGGGGTTAAAGGCTTCAGTGGATACGTGGGAACAAAGCACGCCGTTCGGGGAATTAGCCACAGTTGGTATCAAGAGCTTCGAGATTTTGGGATTAAAGTGAGTACGGTATACCCAGGAAGTGTGAATACGAGCTTCTTCGACGATATCGACATGATCGAGGCCAACGAAAACATGATGCGCCCTCAAGATGTTGCCAAGAGCGTGGTTGAATTGCTTCAGACGCACCACAACTACTTCCCGGTAGATTTGGAAATAAGACCGTTGAAGCCCAGAGGGTAA
- a CDS encoding DASH family cryptochrome, producing MRALIWFRNDLRIHDHEGLYKASMDHREHIGLYCFKPAQFGETTSGLPKTGAFRAQFAIESAIQLRYNLQTLGGDLIVRQQDPAEVIAQIHEQSPLDVIYFESENTFEEQEEEEAVRALGIPMESYWGKTLVHPEDVNKGIERLPNGFTSWRKRQEAHWTIRSEFPRPRQLFFPDTLAIGPIPTLDDLGLEAQEPDARGVLTFKGGESEALTRLQHYFWDANELRRYKETRNGLLGPDYSSKFSPWLANGSLSPRRVYSEILRYEEQVEKNESTYWMIFELLWRDFFRFKSMKLGAGFFKYPIRGRIKNPWGLSEFRAWTAGETGVPFVDANMKELAATGFMSNRGRQNVASYLINDLRVDWTLGAEWFESLLIDYDVASNYGNWTYLAGNGADPRGQRYFNIPKQASMYDPVGAYQAHWLED from the coding sequence ATGCGCGCTCTAATCTGGTTCAGAAATGACCTTAGGATACACGATCACGAAGGCCTTTACAAAGCCTCCATGGACCACCGCGAACACATCGGACTGTACTGCTTTAAACCTGCTCAGTTTGGAGAAACGACGTCAGGACTCCCAAAGACCGGCGCTTTCCGCGCGCAATTTGCCATTGAAAGTGCTATTCAATTGCGCTATAATCTTCAGACACTGGGTGGTGATTTGATCGTACGACAGCAGGACCCTGCAGAAGTCATTGCTCAAATACATGAACAAAGCCCGCTCGATGTCATCTATTTTGAATCCGAGAATACATTTGAAGAACAGGAGGAAGAAGAAGCCGTTCGCGCCTTGGGTATTCCCATGGAATCCTATTGGGGTAAGACCCTCGTTCATCCAGAAGATGTGAATAAGGGAATTGAGAGACTTCCCAATGGGTTTACCTCATGGAGGAAACGGCAAGAGGCCCACTGGACCATTCGAAGCGAATTCCCGAGGCCGCGTCAACTTTTCTTTCCCGATACTTTGGCCATTGGTCCAATCCCTACCCTAGATGATCTTGGACTCGAGGCCCAGGAACCGGACGCTCGAGGAGTCCTTACATTCAAAGGTGGAGAAAGTGAAGCCCTTACACGTCTTCAGCATTATTTCTGGGACGCCAATGAGCTCAGGAGATACAAGGAGACGCGAAATGGACTTCTCGGGCCCGACTATTCCAGTAAATTTTCTCCGTGGCTCGCCAATGGAAGCCTTTCGCCGCGTCGCGTGTACTCTGAAATCCTTCGGTACGAAGAGCAAGTCGAAAAGAATGAAAGCACGTATTGGATGATCTTTGAATTGCTTTGGCGAGATTTCTTTCGCTTCAAAAGCATGAAACTCGGAGCTGGATTCTTCAAATATCCCATTCGAGGCAGGATTAAAAACCCATGGGGTCTGTCTGAATTTCGAGCGTGGACCGCTGGAGAAACAGGGGTTCCATTCGTGGATGCAAACATGAAGGAATTGGCGGCCACAGGATTCATGAGTAATCGAGGCCGACAAAACGTAGCGAGCTACCTCATCAACGACCTGCGCGTCGACTGGACCCTCGGGGCGGAATGGTTTGAAAGCCTATTAATTGATTACGATGTCGCCAGCAATTATGGTAACTGGACCTACCTAGCCGGCAATGGAGCTGATCCAAGGGGACAGCGGTACTTCAACATACCGAAGCAAGCGTCGATGTACGATCCAGTTGGAGCATACCAGGCCCATTGGCTCGAGGATTAA
- a CDS encoding putative metal-dependent hydrolase has product MSDLRYPIGLLSAFPRVSYKDRQEYVDFIGAFPQLMEEKIQGLRPDALRLPYRPDGWSILQVVHHCADSHLNAYTRFRLALTEDRPHIRPYQEHLWAQLADAVNPDLTPSLQILTGVHHRWHQLLESMTEADWNRTYLHPEYNDEYDLLDVLAQYVWHGKHHLGHIDQALRFQGAFPV; this is encoded by the coding sequence ATGTCCGACCTTCGCTACCCCATTGGCCTCCTTTCCGCTTTCCCCCGAGTCTCTTATAAAGATCGCCAGGAATACGTGGACTTCATCGGTGCCTTCCCTCAGTTGATGGAGGAGAAGATTCAGGGCCTACGGCCCGATGCCCTCCGGCTCCCCTACCGCCCTGACGGTTGGTCCATTCTCCAGGTGGTGCACCACTGCGCGGACAGCCACCTCAACGCCTATACTCGGTTTCGTTTGGCCCTGACCGAAGACCGTCCCCACATTCGCCCTTACCAAGAGCACCTCTGGGCTCAATTGGCGGACGCCGTTAATCCTGACCTCACGCCTTCTCTTCAAATCCTAACGGGCGTCCACCACCGCTGGCATCAACTTCTTGAATCCATGACCGAAGCGGATTGGAATCGAACTTATCTTCATCCGGAATACAACGATGAATACGACCTACTAGACGTCTTGGCCCAGTACGTCTGGCACGGCAAACATCACTTGGGCCATATCGATCAAGCCCTTCGCTTTCAGGGGGCCTTTCCCGTCTAA
- a CDS encoding SRPBCC family protein gives MKALRIILIVLLVLFGVFVILNAALPKNVQVSRELVMDDSPEAIYAQISDVQNWQNWSVWYEIDPNAEYEYSDPSSGVDAWYSWNSEDPNLGVGKLTIVETEEPRAMRTRIEFEGMGGVDGSWSLTPMEEGTKVVWTADMEFPFFQRWVGMIMDGALGPQFEGGLANIDSVASAAGEAAAADYGFEEVEFDEIMVYYVSMDEVPMTDISAKMGEGFGAIIGWLGEDAANMDYPMCEYTLWDEENGICTFRTMVSVETDKAASPPVMEGTLIGGRYMKGVHMGAYEDMMGIYLAADDHIEDMGWELVGGPVEQYITDPAMEPDTSKWITNIFWPIAAEGDNIES, from the coding sequence ATGAAAGCTTTAAGAATTATTCTCATCGTACTCCTTGTGTTATTTGGAGTATTTGTCATTTTGAACGCGGCCTTGCCTAAGAATGTGCAAGTGAGTCGCGAGCTGGTGATGGACGACAGTCCAGAGGCCATTTATGCTCAAATTAGTGACGTGCAAAACTGGCAGAATTGGTCTGTTTGGTACGAAATCGATCCCAACGCGGAGTATGAATACAGTGACCCCAGTAGCGGGGTTGACGCTTGGTACAGTTGGAACAGTGAAGACCCCAACCTCGGAGTTGGCAAGCTGACCATTGTCGAAACAGAAGAGCCAAGAGCCATGCGCACGCGTATCGAATTCGAAGGAATGGGCGGCGTAGACGGATCCTGGTCCTTGACCCCTATGGAAGAGGGTACCAAGGTCGTTTGGACCGCGGACATGGAATTTCCGTTCTTCCAACGCTGGGTTGGAATGATTATGGACGGTGCTTTAGGACCTCAGTTTGAAGGAGGCTTGGCGAATATTGACTCAGTGGCCAGCGCTGCTGGTGAAGCGGCGGCAGCAGACTATGGTTTTGAAGAAGTAGAATTCGACGAAATCATGGTGTACTACGTCTCTATGGATGAAGTGCCTATGACTGACATCTCTGCAAAAATGGGCGAAGGCTTTGGCGCTATAATCGGCTGGCTAGGTGAAGATGCTGCCAATATGGATTATCCCATGTGTGAGTACACCCTTTGGGACGAGGAAAACGGCATTTGCACATTCCGGACCATGGTGTCTGTAGAGACCGACAAAGCCGCTAGTCCTCCTGTGATGGAAGGCACCTTGATTGGAGGCCGATACATGAAAGGAGTGCACATGGGGGCATATGAAGACATGATGGGTATTTATTTGGCTGCTGACGACCATATCGAAGATATGGGATGGGAACTCGTTGGAGGCCCTGTGGAGCAGTACATCACGGATCCAGCCATGGAACCCGACACGTCAAAATGGATTACAAACATCTTCTGGCCAATTGCAGCGGAAGGTGACAATATTGAAAGCTAA
- a CDS encoding DUF2256 domain-containing protein, with amino-acid sequence MHRKKHLPQKDCLVCGKPFSWRKKWADDWESVKYCSERCRRNKNNAEYKAKFQ; translated from the coding sequence ATGCATCGCAAAAAGCACCTACCCCAAAAAGACTGCCTAGTCTGTGGTAAGCCCTTCTCTTGGAGGAAAAAATGGGCCGATGATTGGGAATCGGTCAAGTACTGCAGTGAGCGATGCCGAAGGAATAAGAATAACGCCGAATACAAGGCTAAATTTCAATGA